One part of the Lycorma delicatula isolate Av1 chromosome 7, ASM4794821v1, whole genome shotgun sequence genome encodes these proteins:
- the LOC142328436 gene encoding glycoprotein endo-alpha-1,2-mannosidase isoform X2 produces MIIPMRYCLLCCKRYGLLLIFAVIVVFAIINLLYLDGSNIHVHSTVPTSKNDAEIMEEELSGKIPEKEIVISKIPSEAELRQKWIRDKVERLSKKVKGSNYDKILYVQPNVKPNYNVHVFYYPWYRNIQHDGEWSHWNHEYLPNWKKDDPKVYPTGRHKPPDDIGSNYYPVLGCYSSIDPEIIDSHMKQIREAGIGVVSVSWFPPSTKDTSDEYILTLLESAKKYDLHISVHLEPYEGRNAVNQRANIRYFIEKFGQHPSLHRMEINGKDLPVFFVYDSYRIQSSDWKEVFSQNGKLSLRGTEYDGVFFGLLVDMQHRYEIKKSHFDGFYTYFATNGFSYGSSWKNWQSLGKFAQDQKLLFAPSIGPGYIDTTVRPWNAGNIRLRRHGRYYEVAWRAALSSQPAIVTITSFNEWHEGTQIEPALPKKTDSLLQAIHFDVSDSVIAWNFLPHALL; encoded by the exons aTGATTATACCTATGAGATATTGTTTATTATGCTGTAAGAGGTACGGATTGCTTTTAATATTTGCTGTTATAGTTGTTTTTGCGATAATTAATCTATTATACCTTGATGGGAGTAATATACATGTTCATAGTACAGTGCCAACCTCAAAAAATGATGCGGAAATAATGGAAGAAGAATTGTCTGGaaaaatacctgaaaaagaaatagtaatttcaaaaattccaAGTGAAGCAGAATTAAGACAAAAGTGGATTAGAGATAAAGTTGAACGACTTTCAAAGAAAGTTAAAGGTTCGAATTACGATAAAATACTGTATGTACAGCCAAACGTAAAGCCAAACTACAAtgtacatgtattttattatccTTGGTATCGAAATATTCAACATGATGGTGAATGGAGTCATTGGAATCATGAATATCTTCCAAATTGGAAAAAAGATGATCCCAAAGTATATCCAACTGGCAGACATAAACCACCAGATGATATAGGTTCAAATTATTACCCTGTTCTGGGATGTTACAGTTCTATTGATCCAGAAATAATTGATAGTCATATGAAGCAGATTCGTGAAGCTGGAATTG gtgTTGTTTCTGTTTCTTGGTTTCCACCATCTACAAAAGATACATCAGATGAATACATCTTAACTCTTCTTGAATCTGCAAAAAAATATGATCTGCATATTTCAGTTCATTTAGAGCCTTATGAGGGtagaaatgctgttaatcagcgggcaaatattcgttattttatagaaaagtttGGACAACATCCATCATTGCATCGTATGGAAATTAATGGAAAAGATCTTCCt gttttcttTGTTTATGATTCATATCGAATACAAAGTTCAGACTGGAAAGAAGTTTTTAGTCAAAATGGTAAACTTAGCTTACGTGGAACTGAATACGATGGagttttttttggtttacttgtTGATATGCAACATCGATATGAGATTAAGAAATCTCACTTTGATG ggtTCTATACATATTTTGCTACAAATGGATTTTCATATGGATCCTCATGGAAAAATTGGCAGAGTCTTGGAAAATTTGCTCAagatcaaaaattgttatttgcaCCATCAATAGGACCAGGATATATAGATACTACAGTGCGACCATGGAATGCTGGAAATATAAGACTTCGAAGGCATGGGCGTTATTATGAAGTAGCATGGCGTGCTGCTTTATCTTCACAGCCTGCTATTGTTACTATTACTTCATTTAATGAATGGCATGAAGGAACTCAGATTGAACCAGCACTGCCTAAAAAAACtg ATTCCTTGCTACAAGCAATTCATTTCGATGTATCGGATTCAGTTATCGCCTGGAATTTTTTACCACATGCATTATTGTAA
- the LOC142328436 gene encoding glycoprotein endo-alpha-1,2-mannosidase isoform X1, which translates to MIIPMRYCLLCCKRYGLLLIFAVIVVFAIINLLYLDGSNIHVHSTVPTSKNDAEIMEEELSGKIPEKEIVISKIPSEAELRQKWIRDKVERLSKKVKGSNYDKILYVQPNVKPNYNVHVFYYPWYRNIQHDGEWSHWNHEYLPNWKKDDPKVYPTGRHKPPDDIGSNYYPVLGCYSSIDPEIIDSHMKQIREAGIGVVSVSWFPPSTKDTSDEYILTLLESAKKYDLHISVHLEPYEGRNAVNQRANIRYFIEKFGQHPSLHRMEINGKDLPVFFVYDSYRIQSSDWKEVFSQNGKLSLRGTEYDGVFFGLLVDMQHRYEIKKSHFDGFYTYFATNGFSYGSSWKNWQSLGKFAQDQKLLFAPSIGPGYIDTTVRPWNAGNIRLRRHGRYYEVAWRAALSSQPAIVTITSFNEWHEGTQIEPALPKKTGNFTYLDYEPEGPYFYLNLTSYWIRKYSNNEIK; encoded by the exons aTGATTATACCTATGAGATATTGTTTATTATGCTGTAAGAGGTACGGATTGCTTTTAATATTTGCTGTTATAGTTGTTTTTGCGATAATTAATCTATTATACCTTGATGGGAGTAATATACATGTTCATAGTACAGTGCCAACCTCAAAAAATGATGCGGAAATAATGGAAGAAGAATTGTCTGGaaaaatacctgaaaaagaaatagtaatttcaaaaattccaAGTGAAGCAGAATTAAGACAAAAGTGGATTAGAGATAAAGTTGAACGACTTTCAAAGAAAGTTAAAGGTTCGAATTACGATAAAATACTGTATGTACAGCCAAACGTAAAGCCAAACTACAAtgtacatgtattttattatccTTGGTATCGAAATATTCAACATGATGGTGAATGGAGTCATTGGAATCATGAATATCTTCCAAATTGGAAAAAAGATGATCCCAAAGTATATCCAACTGGCAGACATAAACCACCAGATGATATAGGTTCAAATTATTACCCTGTTCTGGGATGTTACAGTTCTATTGATCCAGAAATAATTGATAGTCATATGAAGCAGATTCGTGAAGCTGGAATTG gtgTTGTTTCTGTTTCTTGGTTTCCACCATCTACAAAAGATACATCAGATGAATACATCTTAACTCTTCTTGAATCTGCAAAAAAATATGATCTGCATATTTCAGTTCATTTAGAGCCTTATGAGGGtagaaatgctgttaatcagcgggcaaatattcgttattttatagaaaagtttGGACAACATCCATCATTGCATCGTATGGAAATTAATGGAAAAGATCTTCCt gttttcttTGTTTATGATTCATATCGAATACAAAGTTCAGACTGGAAAGAAGTTTTTAGTCAAAATGGTAAACTTAGCTTACGTGGAACTGAATACGATGGagttttttttggtttacttgtTGATATGCAACATCGATATGAGATTAAGAAATCTCACTTTGATG ggtTCTATACATATTTTGCTACAAATGGATTTTCATATGGATCCTCATGGAAAAATTGGCAGAGTCTTGGAAAATTTGCTCAagatcaaaaattgttatttgcaCCATCAATAGGACCAGGATATATAGATACTACAGTGCGACCATGGAATGCTGGAAATATAAGACTTCGAAGGCATGGGCGTTATTATGAAGTAGCATGGCGTGCTGCTTTATCTTCACAGCCTGCTATTGTTACTATTACTTCATTTAATGAATGGCATGAAGGAACTCAGATTGAACCAGCACTGCCTAAAAAAACtggtaattttacatatttagatTATGAACCAGAAGGACcttatttttacctaaatttaaCAAGTTATTGGATAAGAAAGTActctaataatgaaattaagtaa
- the LOC142328436 gene encoding glycoprotein endo-alpha-1,2-mannosidase isoform X3, with protein MIIPMRYCLLCCKRYGLLLIFAVIVVFAIINLLYLDGSNIHVHSTVPTSKNDAEIMEEELSGKIPEKEIVISKIPSEAELRQKWIRDKVERLSKKVKGSNYDKILYVQPNVKPNYNVHVFYYPWYRNIQHDGEWSHWNHEYLPNWKKDDPKVYPTGRHKPPDDIGSNYYPVLGCYSSIDPEIIDSHMKQIREAGIDTSDEYILTLLESAKKYDLHISVHLEPYEGRNAVNQRANIRYFIEKFGQHPSLHRMEINGKDLPVFFVYDSYRIQSSDWKEVFSQNGKLSLRGTEYDGVFFGLLVDMQHRYEIKKSHFDGFYTYFATNGFSYGSSWKNWQSLGKFAQDQKLLFAPSIGPGYIDTTVRPWNAGNIRLRRHGRYYEVAWRAALSSQPAIVTITSFNEWHEGTQIEPALPKKTGNFTYLDYEPEGPYFYLNLTSYWIRKYSNNEIK; from the exons aTGATTATACCTATGAGATATTGTTTATTATGCTGTAAGAGGTACGGATTGCTTTTAATATTTGCTGTTATAGTTGTTTTTGCGATAATTAATCTATTATACCTTGATGGGAGTAATATACATGTTCATAGTACAGTGCCAACCTCAAAAAATGATGCGGAAATAATGGAAGAAGAATTGTCTGGaaaaatacctgaaaaagaaatagtaatttcaaaaattccaAGTGAAGCAGAATTAAGACAAAAGTGGATTAGAGATAAAGTTGAACGACTTTCAAAGAAAGTTAAAGGTTCGAATTACGATAAAATACTGTATGTACAGCCAAACGTAAAGCCAAACTACAAtgtacatgtattttattatccTTGGTATCGAAATATTCAACATGATGGTGAATGGAGTCATTGGAATCATGAATATCTTCCAAATTGGAAAAAAGATGATCCCAAAGTATATCCAACTGGCAGACATAAACCACCAGATGATATAGGTTCAAATTATTACCCTGTTCTGGGATGTTACAGTTCTATTGATCCAGAAATAATTGATAGTCATATGAAGCAGATTCGTGAAGCTGGAATTG ATACATCAGATGAATACATCTTAACTCTTCTTGAATCTGCAAAAAAATATGATCTGCATATTTCAGTTCATTTAGAGCCTTATGAGGGtagaaatgctgttaatcagcgggcaaatattcgttattttatagaaaagtttGGACAACATCCATCATTGCATCGTATGGAAATTAATGGAAAAGATCTTCCt gttttcttTGTTTATGATTCATATCGAATACAAAGTTCAGACTGGAAAGAAGTTTTTAGTCAAAATGGTAAACTTAGCTTACGTGGAACTGAATACGATGGagttttttttggtttacttgtTGATATGCAACATCGATATGAGATTAAGAAATCTCACTTTGATG ggtTCTATACATATTTTGCTACAAATGGATTTTCATATGGATCCTCATGGAAAAATTGGCAGAGTCTTGGAAAATTTGCTCAagatcaaaaattgttatttgcaCCATCAATAGGACCAGGATATATAGATACTACAGTGCGACCATGGAATGCTGGAAATATAAGACTTCGAAGGCATGGGCGTTATTATGAAGTAGCATGGCGTGCTGCTTTATCTTCACAGCCTGCTATTGTTACTATTACTTCATTTAATGAATGGCATGAAGGAACTCAGATTGAACCAGCACTGCCTAAAAAAACtggtaattttacatatttagatTATGAACCAGAAGGACcttatttttacctaaatttaaCAAGTTATTGGATAAGAAAGTActctaataatgaaattaagtaa